ATCGACGTCAGGGAAGAGGACGCGCCGACGTTCAACGCTGCCGACCAGGTCATCTCGGCCATACTCGGGACCCGGGAAGGCGCCACCGAGGGCGGCTACCAGCTGGCCTCAACAGGAGTGACGTGGCGCGACCCGGCCCAGGCGGCTGAGCTCCGCGACGCGTTGGCCAGCCGCAAGATCGAGAACGTCATGCTGGTTTCGGCGTTCCTCGCCGCAGCCGCATTGGCGCATTCGGTCGGCAACGAGACCAACTACGCACAGACAGCGCTGCTGTTCATCGAACCCGACACCGCAACTCTGGCCGTGGTGAACAGCGCCGATGGATCCGTCGCCGACATCCAGACGCAGCCGCTGCCGTCGGACGACGACGCCGCGGTGGCCCGGCTGGCCGAGCTGGTCGCCACGGCCGAAACGCTGCAGACGCATCCCGACGCCGTCTTTGTGGTCGGCTCCGGTGTCGACGTTCCCATGATCAAGCCGGCGCTGGACGCCGCAACCACGCTCCCGGTGACCTTGCCCGAAGAGCCCGAGACCGCACTCGCCTGGGGAGCGGCGCTGGCGTCGGCGAACACCCCGTTGCTGTCCGCATCGACGGCGGCTCGCGCCTACGCTCAGGACCCCGGTACCGGCGCTTACGCGCCGTTGGTGCTCGACCCCGCCTACTTCGACAACTCCGCCGCAGCAGACGGGGCACTGGCCTACAGCGCTGTCGACGCCGATCACGACGAGCCGAAGACAGAAGGTCGTCGGCCGCTGGGGTTGCTGGGCAGCGTCCTGCTGTCGATCTTCGTGGTCGGCGTGGCGTCGCTGGTCGTCTCGCTGGCCGTCAGCATCCGAAGCACGTCCAACACCAGGCCGGACCCGGGTCAAGCCCTCGTCCAGCCCACCCCGGCTCCTCAGGCGCCCGCCCCGACGCCCCAGGCTCCCGCTCCGGCAGCCGTCCCCGAGCAGGCGCCCGCGCCGGCTCCGCAGGCTCCGGCCCAAGTGCCTGAGCAGGCTCCGGCGCCGCAGGCTCCCCAGGTGCCCGTGGAGGTGCCACAAGCACCCGTTCCGCAGGCGCCTGCACCCGCTCCCGTGGCGCCCGCCCCGGTCCCGGTTGCACCCGCTCCGGTCCCGGTGCCGGTGCCGGTACCTCAGCTGCCGCAGATCTTTACCCCGCAGTTCCCGCTCGGCCCGGGTGGCGGTGGCGGCCGCGGCGGCGACGACGGCCGGGGACCCGGCAAGTTCCCCGGTGGCGGCAAAGGTGGCGGGGAGCGCGGCGGCAAGGGCGGCGGCGGTCGCGGCGGGTTCAACATTCCCGGGATCCCCGGCTTCTAGCATCTCGCCGGGTAGCTGTCACCTGCCGTTCAGCGTCGCGATGCGGTCCGCTCATCGCGGCCACTTACACACGGTGGTATGCGATGCACCGTTTTCGGTACCGGTTACCTCGGTGCCACCCACGCTGTCGGAATGGCAGAGCTGGGACACGAGGTCGTCGGGGTAGATATCGACCCGGGTAAGGTCGCCAAGCTGGCGGGTGGCGACATTCCGTTCTATGAACCTGGCTTGCGAAAGTTGTTGACTGCCAACCTTGCTGCGGGCCGACTGCATTTCACCACCGACTACGACATGGCGGCCGAATTCGCCGACGTGCATTTCCTCGGCGTCGGCACACCGCAGAAGAAGGGCGAATACGGCGCCGACATACGGCACGTGCACGCCGTCATCGACGCCTTGGTGCCACGTCTGACCAGGGCCTCCGTCCTGGTCGGCAAGTCGACGGTGCCGGTGGGCACCGCGGCTGAACTCAGCCGGCGGGCCGCGTCGCTGGCCCCCGCCGGAGTGGACGTCGAAATCGCCTGGAACCCGGAGTTCCTCCGCGAGGGCTATGCCGTCCACGACACGCTGCACCCGGACCGCATTGTGCTTGGCGTGCAACAGGATTCCGCCCGCGCCGAGGCCGTCGTGCGCGAGCTGTACGAGCCGCTGCTGACCTCGGGGGTGCCTTTTCTGGTAACCGATCTGCAGACCGCGGAACTCGTCAAGGTCTCTGCCAATGCCTTTCTGGCAACCAAGATCTCGTTCATCAACGCGATATCCGAGGTGTGCGAGGCGGCGGGCGCCGACGTCAGCCTGCTGGCCGACGCGCTGGGGTACGACCCTCGCATCGGACGCCAATGTCTCAATGCCGGTTTGGGTTTCGGTGGAGGGTGCCTACCCAAGGACATCCGCGCATTCATGGCCCGGGCGGGCGAGCTGGGCGCCGACCAGGCCCTGACTTTCCTGCGCGAGGTCGACAGCATCAACATGCGGCGCCGGACCCGGATGGTCGAACTGGCCACCGCGGCCTGCGGCGGATCACTGCTCGGTGCCAACATCGCAGTGCTGGGTGCGGCCTTCAAGCCGGAGTCCGACGACGTGCGGGATTCTCCCGCGCTCAACGTCGCCGGGCAGCTGCAACTCAACGGTGCCGCCGTCAACGTCTACGACCCCAAGGCGCTCGACAACGCCAACCGGCTGTTCCCCACGTTGACCTATGCGGTTTCGGTCGAAGAGGCATGTGAGCGCGCGGATGCCGTGCTGGTGCTCACCGAGTGGCGGGAGTTCGTCGACCTCGACCCGGACGACCTCGCGGATCGGGTGCGGGCCCGTGTCATCGTCGACGGCCGCAACTGCCTGGATGTGAGCCGCTGGGAACGGGCGGGCTGGCGGGTGTTC
This genomic stretch from Mycobacterium paragordonae harbors:
- a CDS encoding DUF7159 family protein codes for the protein MDTVLGVSMAPTAVRMVLVEGENGDGALVDEDSIDVREEDAPTFNAADQVISAILGTREGATEGGYQLASTGVTWRDPAQAAELRDALASRKIENVMLVSAFLAAAALAHSVGNETNYAQTALLFIEPDTATLAVVNSADGSVADIQTQPLPSDDDAAVARLAELVATAETLQTHPDAVFVVGSGVDVPMIKPALDAATTLPVTLPEEPETALAWGAALASANTPLLSASTAARAYAQDPGTGAYAPLVLDPAYFDNSAAADGALAYSAVDADHDEPKTEGRRPLGLLGSVLLSIFVVGVASLVVSLAVSIRSTSNTRPDPGQALVQPTPAPQAPAPTPQAPAPAAVPEQAPAPAPQAPAQVPEQAPAPQAPQVPVEVPQAPVPQAPAPAPVAPAPVPVAPAPVPVPVPVPQLPQIFTPQFPLGPGGGGGRGGDDGRGPGKFPGGGKGGGERGGKGGGGRGGFNIPGIPGF
- a CDS encoding UDP-glucose dehydrogenase family protein; this translates as MRCTVFGTGYLGATHAVGMAELGHEVVGVDIDPGKVAKLAGGDIPFYEPGLRKLLTANLAAGRLHFTTDYDMAAEFADVHFLGVGTPQKKGEYGADIRHVHAVIDALVPRLTRASVLVGKSTVPVGTAAELSRRAASLAPAGVDVEIAWNPEFLREGYAVHDTLHPDRIVLGVQQDSARAEAVVRELYEPLLTSGVPFLVTDLQTAELVKVSANAFLATKISFINAISEVCEAAGADVSLLADALGYDPRIGRQCLNAGLGFGGGCLPKDIRAFMARAGELGADQALTFLREVDSINMRRRTRMVELATAACGGSLLGANIAVLGAAFKPESDDVRDSPALNVAGQLQLNGAAVNVYDPKALDNANRLFPTLTYAVSVEEACERADAVLVLTEWREFVDLDPDDLADRVRARVIVDGRNCLDVSRWERAGWRVFRLGARRPTR